A segment of the Luteolibacter arcticus genome:
ATCAATCTCGCGCAGGGCTTTCCGGATTTCGATCCGCCGGAAGAGCTATTAGGCGCGCTGGAAAGGGCCGCACGCGGGCCGCATCACCAGTATGCGGTGACCTGGGGTGCTCCTCGCTTCCGGGATGCCCTGGCGCGAAAGATCTCGCGCTTCACCGGATTGGAAGTCGATCCCGATCGGCATCTCGTCGTCACCTGTGGCAGCACCGAGGCGATGATGGTCGCCATGATGACCGCCTGCAATCCGGGCGACAAGGTGATCGTCTTCTCGCCCTTCTACGAGAACTACGCGGCCGATGCGATCCTGTCGGGAGCGGAGCCGATTTATGTCGCGCTGCATCCACCGGACTTCGGGTTTGACCGGGACGAACTGACCAAGGCGTTCGAACAAAAGCCGAAGGCGATTGTTGTCTGCAACCCTTCCAATCCGACCGGCAAGGTCTTCACGCGCGACGAGCTGCTATTCATCCTGCAACTCGCGGAGGAGCACGATGCCTTCGTGATCATGGATGAGCCGTATGAGCACATCGTCTTTGCGCCGCATGAGCACGTCTATGCCGCGGCCTTGCCGGGTGCGGCGGAGCGGGTGATCACCTGCAATTCGCTATCGAAGACGTACTCGATCACCGGCTGGCGCTTGGGTTATGTCCATGCCGCGCCGGAGGTGATCGCGCAGGCGCGGAAGGTGCATGACTTCCTCACGGTGGGTGCGGCTGCCCCTTTGCAAGAAGCGGCCGTTGCGGGACTCGAACTGCCGGACAGCTACTACGCTGGCTTGCTCGATCTCTACACTGCGAAGCGCGATGTGTTCCTCGGCTACTTGAAGGAACTCGGCTTACCCTTCACCGAGCTGCAGGGCGCGTACTACGTGATGCTCGACATTTCCTCGCTCGGCTTCGCGACCGACACCGAGGCCTCCGATTGGCTGATCAAGAAAATCGGTGTGGCTGGGGTTGCGGGATCGAGTTTCTTCCGCGAGCCGGTGAACGACTTCATCCGCTTCCACTTCGCCAAGAGCGAGGGGATCTTGCGCGCGGCAGGGGAGAAGTTGCTCCGCTTGCGCGAGCGGTGAAACGCAATCGGCCTCCGGTCGCAGGAACCGAAGGCCGATAAGATCAACGACGGAAGGTGCCCGTTACTTCAGCGGAATGGAAACTTCCGGGCCGATGAGCTGGATCGCGCTGTCGGAGCAGCTTTCGATACGCTCGAGCACGCGGCTGACGGCTTCGCGGGCCGGCTTCGGAAGTGCGGCGAGCTTCGCATCGCCGAGGGCGGCGGTGACGGCTTCCGCAACCGGCGAGATCGAGCGGCCCATCTTCACGATCTCATCACCGGTTGGCTTTTCCGGCGGAGCGAAGAGGCCTTCGAGCGGGCTCTTCGGCTCGGGCACCAGCTTGATCGCATCTGCATCCACGCCGCATTTGCCGGAGGCAAAGGCGATCGCTTCACCGAGGCCGCCGAGTTCATCGACGAGGCCGAGTTCCAAGGCACGCTTGCCGGTGAAAACTCGGCCGCCTGCCATGCCTTCGAGCTCGCCCTTCAAGCGGGTGCCACGACCGGCTTCGATGCGCTTCTTGAAGGTGCCATAGACCTGGACCATCGAGTCACGGACAAGCTTGGCCTCTTCTTCGGTGAAGGGATGGAACATCGACTGCGCGCCGGCGTTCTTGCCGCGCTGGGTGGCGTGGGTGGTAATGCCGAGCTTCTCCATCGCGCCGCCGAGCACGAGCTTCATGCCGACCACGCCGATCGACCCGGTGATGGTGCCTTCTTCCGCGAAGATGCGGTCGGCACCACTAGAGATATAGTAGCCGCCGCTGGCCGCGACGCCACCCATCGAGACGACAAAGGGCCGGCCGCTGGCCTTCCACTCGTCGGTGGCTTCCCACAGGACCTCGCTGGCGAGGGCCGAGCCGCCGGGCGAATCGACGCGCAGCACCAGCGCCTTCGCGTGGTCGTCATGGAGCAGCTTGAGGATCTGGGTGCGGATCGGGGCGATGGACTCGTTGGAAATCTCTCCTTCGAAGGGAACCACCGCGATGTAGTCGGTCTTGCCGGCCTTCGACTTGTCGCTCTCGAACATGAGCTTGAAGATATCGAACATGCCGCTGATCTCCGGTCCATCCAGGTCGGGCAGCGCGTATTCGCGGTCGAACTTGGCGCCCTCATAGGCGGCCTTGACCGCGGCGGCGAAGTCGGTGCGGTGCTTTAGCTCGTCCACGAGCCCGGCTTCCTTCGCTTGTTGCGCGGTGAAGGTGCCGAGATCGACCAGCGAGCGGATCTTTTCCGCCGGCACCTTGCGGCCTTCGGAGATCCCCGCGATGAGCTGGTCGAAGATCCCGCCGATCAATTCTTCCTGCTGTTGCTTCGCGAAGTCGCTCGGGCCGGTGCGGTAGAATTCCTCGCCGAAGCTCTTGAAGTCACCGATGTGGATCACGTCGGCGACGACCCCGGCCTTGTCGAGCAGGCCCTTGAAATACATCGACTCGGAATAGAGGCCGCTGAGCGAGACATCGCCCTCGGGCATGAGGGTGAAGTGGTTCGCGGCGGAGCCGAGCAGGGCGGTGCCATTGCCGAGCGAGTCGGTGTAGAGCCAGACGTCCTTGCCGGCGGCGCGCACGGCCTGGAGCCGGCGGTGGAGTTCCTGGAGCTGCGAAAGCCCGAGTTCGGCATCGTCGGTATCCACCACCACGGCCTTCACGTTGGGATCCGCGGCGGCCTTTTTCAGGCTGCGGGTCAGGTCGAAAAGGGTGAGCGGGCGGGTGGCCTCCATGCCCAGCCCGCCAAGGAGCGAGGCTTCCGGGCGGCCGGATTCCGAAATCGCGCCTTCGAGGTCGTAGATGGCGACGACCGGTTTTTCTTCGGCCGCGGCGAGCGGCAGCGCGGCGAGGAGACTCAGGG
Coding sequences within it:
- a CDS encoding pyridoxal phosphate-dependent aminotransferase, which produces MPATAIRLAAFTESVIRGTTRLANQHGAINLAQGFPDFDPPEELLGALERAARGPHHQYAVTWGAPRFRDALARKISRFTGLEVDPDRHLVVTCGSTEAMMVAMMTACNPGDKVIVFSPFYENYAADAILSGAEPIYVALHPPDFGFDRDELTKAFEQKPKAIVVCNPSNPTGKVFTRDELLFILQLAEEHDAFVIMDEPYEHIVFAPHEHVYAAALPGAAERVITCNSLSKTYSITGWRLGYVHAAPEVIAQARKVHDFLTVGAAAPLQEAAVAGLELPDSYYAGLLDLYTAKRDVFLGYLKELGLPFTELQGAYYVMLDISSLGFATDTEASDWLIKKIGVAGVAGSSFFREPVNDFIRFHFAKSEGILRAAGEKLLRLRER
- a CDS encoding S49 family peptidase encodes the protein MKTTTALSLLAALPLAAAEEKPVVAIYDLEGAISESGRPEASLLGGLGMEATRPLTLFDLTRSLKKAAADPNVKAVVVDTDDAELGLSQLQELHRRLQAVRAAGKDVWLYTDSLGNGTALLGSAANHFTLMPEGDVSLSGLYSESMYFKGLLDKAGVVADVIHIGDFKSFGEEFYRTGPSDFAKQQQEELIGGIFDQLIAGISEGRKVPAEKIRSLVDLGTFTAQQAKEAGLVDELKHRTDFAAAVKAAYEGAKFDREYALPDLDGPEISGMFDIFKLMFESDKSKAGKTDYIAVVPFEGEISNESIAPIRTQILKLLHDDHAKALVLRVDSPGGSALASEVLWEATDEWKASGRPFVVSMGGVAASGGYYISSGADRIFAEEGTITGSIGVVGMKLVLGGAMEKLGITTHATQRGKNAGAQSMFHPFTEEEAKLVRDSMVQVYGTFKKRIEAGRGTRLKGELEGMAGGRVFTGKRALELGLVDELGGLGEAIAFASGKCGVDADAIKLVPEPKSPLEGLFAPPEKPTGDEIVKMGRSISPVAEAVTAALGDAKLAALPKPAREAVSRVLERIESCSDSAIQLIGPEVSIPLK